From Etheostoma spectabile isolate EspeVRDwgs_2016 chromosome 8, UIUC_Espe_1.0, whole genome shotgun sequence, a single genomic window includes:
- the uqcc6 gene encoding ubiquinol-cytochrome-c reductase complex assembly factor 6 — MPAGVSWPRYLRMLSASMLAMFAGAQVVHQYYLPDLSIPEIPPKPGELQTDLLGYKVREEAAAAALQQLKAKQKVD, encoded by the exons ATGCCAGCCGGTGTGTCTTGGCCTCGGTACCTGAGGATGTTAAGTGCCAGTATGCTGGCAATGTTTGCAGGAGCACAGGTCGTCCACCAGTACTACCTACCTGATCTG AGTATACCAGAGATCCCACCAAAGCCTGGGGAGCTTCAGACAGATCTGCTGGGCTACAAAGTCAGAgaagaagctgctgctgctgcgttACAGCAGCTTAAAGCTAAACAGAAGGTGGACTGA